In the Saccharococcus thermophilus genome, TAATTTGTTCATCCGCCCTTGCAGCTAAAAGATAAAAAATGATGGCAGCCGCGATGAGAAGCAGGGCGAAAACGGCAACACTCACCATAACGGCCATGTTTTTCGGTTCTTTTTTCGGCAATAAGTTAATTTCAATGATCATCGTCTGTTCCCTCTTTTAACGCAAGTCCCCATGCGAGATAATAGCGTGCGTCGACCACGCCTGCCACAGAAGCGGAAAGCTGCTCCACAGGCGCCTCTAACCGTTCTTGCAATGCTTCATCAACGTGAGGCAGCAGAGGATGATCTCCGATGAGAAAGACACGCGTAATTTGCTGCTTTCCTTGCTGCAACGAAAACGAATAAAAGTTCATCATCCGCTCGATCTCTTTATATATATCTTCAAATGGATCGATAAACGGTGATGCTTTGTCCATATCCATTTCCTCATACGGCTCGAGCGGAAAATGGCGCATAAAAGCGGGTTTATGTTCATGAAACGCGCTCACATTCACGGAAGTTTGATCAAACTGAATGAGCAAAATATGGTCATCGCGTTTCATTTGGCGAGCGATATAAAAAAGCCGGTATGCACATAGAGGAGAAACATCGGCGGCAATCGGACGCAGTTTTACATTTTCGAGCAATTCGGTATAATGAGAAACCGCTTCTTCCGGAGCGGCAAACAGCAAAATGACCGTTTCCTCTTCCTTCCTTTCTACCACAACATAATCAAATACCGGATCGGAAAACGGCATTGGAATCGTCGCCCCTAACTCCATAAATAAATAGCCGCGGATTTCCTCCTCTTCAAGATTGCCTGGAAGCGGGATGCGCCGAATCATCACGAAAGAATCCGGAACGATAAAACGGACGCGGCGTCCTTTTAATTTCCATTCTTCCACGCATTCTTCCAAAATCATTTCCAACGTCTCGCTGTCGATGATTTTGCCGTCTTGAATGATTCCTTTTGGAAGAGGACGTTCGCCCCATTTCTGCACCGATAACGGGTCGCTCGGCTTTGTCTCGACATAGCGGATGACATGATCTTTAATTACTAGATTAGCAACTTTATGCTTTCGTTTCCACAGCGCAACCATTCTTATGTTTCCCCTTATATTAAAAGAAAATAAATCCCTTATACCATTGAATGATATCGTAACCGAAGAAATACGCGGTTAATGTGCCAATCACAATAGCTGGAGCGAACGGCATCGGCTTGCGGCGCCGCACTTTGCCTAACGCCATGCCGGCTAATCCGATGATCGTCCCATAAAAGGTAGAGAAAAAGAAAGCAAGCAGCACCAATTTCCACCCTAACACAAACCCAAGCAAGGCAAATAGTTTGATATCGCCGCCGCCCATGCCGCCTTTGGAGATGACGGCAATGAGAAAAAGCAGCGAAAAGCCAACGGCCGCGCCGATCAGCGCGTCCCGCCACGGAATGAACGGAATAAACAGCCGCTCGATGAGAAACAGAAAGGCGAAAAAAAGCAGCACTTTATCAGGAATGATCATATAGCGAACATCAGACACAAATAGAATCATTAATAGCGAAATGAGCGTCCAACTGACGAGCAATTCTTTTGACCATCCCGCCAAAAGCGGCGAAATCGTAAAAAGAATCGCCGCCGATAGCTCGACAAACGGATATAACGGCGATATTTTCTCCCCGCATCCCCGGCACTTTCCGCCTTGCACCACATACGACACAACCGGAATCAATTCCCGCGCCGTAAGCTGCCGCTTGCAGCGTGGGCAATGCGAACGAGGGAACACAATCGACTCTCCAACCGGCACGCGCAGGCCGACGACGTTAAAAAAGGAGCCGAGGAGGAGGGAGTATAGGAAAATAGCAACAAATATAATATTACTATTCAAGATTTACATCACTTCTTGTTAGATCTTCAACATCTTTGTTGCTATCAATGTAAACAAAACTTCCATCTGAATCTACTAGCTTAACTTTATAAGTTATATTTTCTCCACCGGTTTTTTTCTCAATCAACACTTCGCTCTTGTTTGGGTCATACGCGTTTGATTTTTTTCCTGGCGATTTTGGAATTTTGTCAAGATATCCCTTGTCATATAGTTCTTGCATTGTAAATGATGTTTTAACTGTAGTATCAAATCCTTCTGCAGAAATCGCCATTCTCGCAGCATTTGCTAGTTGCTTAGCGTTCGCAATATGCGCATCCTTTTTCGAGTTGTCGATGATGGCGCCGATCGCCGGAATCGCAATCGCCGCGATAATTCCTAAAATGACGATGACGGCGAGCAATTCGATTAATGTGAGCCCTCGTTCGTTTTTCAAAAACCGTTTCATCATTATTGTAATAACCCCTCTCCCTATTTTTCGTGTTTATCACACTTTTTTCCTAATTATTTTACCACGATTTATAGGTCTATGAGAATATATTCCTTACAATTTATCTTTTTTGCCTAGAAGACACTCACCTCTAAGCGTAGCATAGGTGGGGGATGAATCGGCGTTTTTTGTTTTTTAGTAATCTTAATAGTTGAAAAACGTTCTTCTTCTGTCATAAAATATAAATAAATATACCGAACTTATGTTCCGTTAGAGGTGGAGAAAAGATGAAAAAAGCGTATTTTTCAAGAAGATTGTATAAATCCGAAATGGATATTCTTCATGTGACGGAAACATCTTATGCATTAGAGTTATTCCATCAAGCGAAACGTTTCGCCTTTCAAACACTGATCCGGGAAAAGCGATGGGGACGAAAATTAAATGAAGAAAGCCTGCATATCGTTGTGAAGAAAAAATACGGACTGAATGACTATTTTGCCAACAGTGCCGTCCGAGAAGCAAATGCTCTTTTCTCCTCTCTAATGGAATTAAATAAAATACATGTTCAACAGACAGAAGAAAAAATAAAAGACGTGAAGAAAAAACGGAAAACAGAACGAACCAAACTTACGAAATTACGCAAAATCAAAGAAAGTTGTATCAAAGGAAACTTACGTTTTCCAAAAAACACAAACTTTGTTTTGCATAAAAGCGGAATCATT is a window encoding:
- a CDS encoding prepilin-type N-terminal cleavage/methylation domain-containing protein, producing the protein MMKRFLKNERGLTLIELLAVIVILGIIAAIAIPAIGAIIDNSKKDAHIANAKQLANAARMAISAEGFDTTVKTSFTMQELYDKGYLDKIPKSPGKKSNAYDPNKSEVLIEKKTGGENITYKVKLVDSDGSFVYIDSNKDVEDLTRSDVNLE
- a CDS encoding prepilin peptidase; this encodes MFVAIFLYSLLLGSFFNVVGLRVPVGESIVFPRSHCPRCKRQLTARELIPVVSYVVQGGKCRGCGEKISPLYPFVELSAAILFTISPLLAGWSKELLVSWTLISLLMILFVSDVRYMIIPDKVLLFFAFLFLIERLFIPFIPWRDALIGAAVGFSLLFLIAVISKGGMGGGDIKLFALLGFVLGWKLVLLAFFFSTFYGTIIGLAGMALGKVRRRKPMPFAPAIVIGTLTAYFFGYDIIQWYKGFIFF
- the pilM gene encoding type IV pilus biogenesis protein PilM, producing the protein MVALWKRKHKVANLVIKDHVIRYVETKPSDPLSVQKWGERPLPKGIIQDGKIIDSETLEMILEECVEEWKLKGRRVRFIVPDSFVMIRRIPLPGNLEEEEIRGYLFMELGATIPMPFSDPVFDYVVVERKEEETVILLFAAPEEAVSHYTELLENVKLRPIAADVSPLCAYRLFYIARQMKRDDHILLIQFDQTSVNVSAFHEHKPAFMRHFPLEPYEEMDMDKASPFIDPFEDIYKEIERMMNFYSFSLQQGKQQITRVFLIGDHPLLPHVDEALQERLEAPVEQLSASVAGVVDARYYLAWGLALKEGTDDDH